The region CAATACGTAAACTCACCTGCAGCAGGTGTTTGAAACAAGTtggaaagctgtgtgtgtgtgtgtgtgtgtgtgtgtgtgtgggataaAGGGCTTGTGTCTCTGGTTATGTAAcgctgtcctctgattggcccaGCTCTCTGCGGGCCGCTGATGGATTTACCATCAGGAGGCTGGACCTGCTGACAGACAGCAGCGATGCATTCACTGACCGTCAGACAGATTctagcctttttctttttttgcgtCTCGTTATTTTTCTCTCCGCGGGATGAGTTTAAACTGATTCTGACGTTCTGTGTTCCGATTACGCCTGAACGCATCGCTCATTCCCGTTTCAAGGAAACTTCATCAACTTCAACAAATAGAAGCAGaagtttttctcatttaaatgtttgatgaAACCATAACTAGATTTCCTCCGATGTGAGTCAGTTCATCACGTATAACCAGTTCTAACCGGTTAGAACGATAATCAGTAATAATGCAGCGCGATGGATCAGCTGAGATCAATAAGGAAGGTGATTGGAAGGTGTATTGATTGTTGTGTCTCTGCAGGGATGCTTCCTTTGGGAATTGTACCTTCAACCTCACGGTGCTGGACTGTCTGCAGGGCATCAGGaaggtgagtcacacacacacacacacacacacacacacacacagacagcagaaTGAGGATTCATTCGTATTGAACTGGAATCAGACGGCGAGGTGATCAATACGATCATCGAGGAATCCACGCGTTACGTGTGTtggaccgtgtgtgtgtgtgtgtgtgtgtgtgtgggtccaGACGGCAGCCATGTTTGTTCAGGGTCATGTGACGCCGCCGTTGGCCTCGGACCAAACCGTCTTTGTGTTCGCCGCCTCATCGGGTTTCATCTTTTCCTCGTCCTGAGTCGCGGTGCGTTTGTGTTCCAGGCTCTGCAGCACGGATTCTTCGACTTCGAGACGTTCGACGCGGACGAGTACGAACACTACGAGGTAGGGAAACCCCCGGCGGCGCCGTGGAGTCCGCATTAATGGCAGGAAGAAGGAAAACCGTTTGAAGCTTTTTATTTAGGAGAGAACGTTCTAGAGAATCACCCtccggagaggaggaggaggaggaggatgatgatgatgatgatgatgtcatctctgacCTCGCAGCGGGTGGAGAACGGCGATCTGAACTGGATTGTCCCGGGGAAGTTGGTGGCCTTCAGCGGACCTCATCCCAAAACCAAGACGGAGAACGGTCAGTTAGCGGTTAGCGGTTGGCATCCGGTCCCAAATAAAACACGAGCGTGTGTTTGTGACGTGTTGAAACCGTTTGTGGCCCCGCCCTCTGCAGGTTACCCCCTCCACGCGCCCGAGGCGTACTTCCCCTACTTCAGGAAACACAACGTGACGACGATCGTCCGTCTGAACAAGAAGATCTACGACTCCAAGCGCTTCGCGGACGCCGGCTTCGACCATTACGACCTGTTCTTCCTGGACGGCAGCACGcccggtgacatcatcacgcgCCGCTTCCTGCACGTCTGCGAGAGCACGGAGGGGGCGGTGGCCGTCCACTGCAAAGGTGagtgggggggtgtgtgtgtgcaggtccgGGTGTGTCCGTTTTGGTACGAGAACCTCCTGCcgacccgtctgtctgtctgtctgtccgtcagCTGGCCTGGGCAGGACGggcactctgattggctgttacCTGATGAAACACTACCGCTTCACCGCGGGCGAGGCTATCGCCTGGATGCGGATCTGCAGGCCCGGCTCCGTAATCGGACCGCAGCAGAACTTCCTGGAAGAGTGAGTGATCAAAGAAAAGCttgtgtgtctcacacacacacacacacacacacacacacacacacacacactctgtgacGGCGGAGGCGTCGACTCGACGTCAGCGTTTGGTGTCCCAGtttggtttcctgtttgtgtcaacATTCAACATTTAAATTGTTCACAGGAAACAGGCAGCCATGTGGTTGCTAGGCAACGGCCAGCGCACTCAGAAGCCCAATCCGGAGGAGAAGGGGACATCTCGCCTCATCGCCAGCATGAACGACCTCAACATGAACTCCAACCAGAGTTCGACAAACCCCGCCCACAAGAGCGACCATCCGGCCGAggtcacgcacgcacacacacacacacacacacacacacacgcacacacgtcatgtggtggtgtgtgtttgtgtgcatttccAGTCACCTCACGGTGCGTTTGTTTTGTCCTCCAGGGCGAGACGGTGGAGGGCGGGGCCAGTCTGACCCAGGGAGACAAACTCAGAGCCTTAAAGGGCCGGCGTTCACCCCGCCCCGCCACCACCGGAGCGCTCAGGTACGAGATCCGAAACCGAATGTCCGCCAACACGCAGAACGTCGTTCCTCCGACCTTAACAACACTCGCGCTTCCTTTCAGAGTGGAGGAGATGAAGCCGCACAGCCGGTCACcctcacagccaatcaggtgcCTGAACacagcagtgacatcatctgTTGCCGCCGGATGTCACGAAGCTCAGAGTGTTTTTACAAATGAATTCTGTCTCTTGATATCGAACAAGATTTATTGATACTGGCGTTGGTTTGATTTGTTCCGATGACCAGACTGTCACTGGGTCTTGGACAAGGCCCCGCCTCCCCCCTCAAGTCCTCAAAGTTCCCAGCATCCTCTGCTTCAGCTGCAACCAAACGGATCAGAAAAAGTCCGGCATCTGGATTCAAGAGGTGAGCGGAACTACAGATCAGCAAAGATGGCGCCTCGAATGTGTTCGTAGCATCAAATGTACGACAGCAGCGAAATGAGCAGCTTCACGGCCACgcccatttttatttaaattagctAAGATGCTAAATTTATGCTATTCAGACTAACAAGCTTCCATTTCCTCAGTTGACATCAGCGCAACTCAGCAGATAGTCAGGGCCACAACAATCCAGAGGTGTCGCCCCGCCCCAATAGGATTGGTCGACCAATGAGGAATGAGCCAATAgcgtgtgcaaacacacacacacacacaaaaatgatgtCACTTAAAAGCCAGTAAATGGACACGGTACTGCCCCGCCCAGATGTCTGTCTGCCCCGCCCacatacctgtctgtctgttctgtgTAATCAAAACCAGGATGAAGTCAGTTCTGAGGCAGATATAAACGAATGACTCAGTTTTAGCCCAATAAATCAGGTTTAAACTTCTTTCAGGTTGATTTAACCCGATTTGATCTCGGGTTTACACCTCGCTGAACTGATCTGAAGTCGGGCTTAAACCTGGTTTAACTGTGATCTGTCCTCAGCTCTCGGTTGGCCAGCTCTCTCAGTGATCTGTACACTGCAGACGTGGAGGTGAACAAAAACACTGGGTactcccctcttcctccctcctcctccccctctatATCTctcagcccctccccctcctctctggcCCCGCCCTCTATTTCTCGCTACGGTAACGTCCCTCGCAACTCGCAGCACGAGGTCAACAACAACAGCGGTCCCTACGGCGCGTCGGCAGCGCCCCCCGCTGGGAAAAGCTCCAACTTCATCCACGGCGGCAGGGCGGGGCCACAGGATTTCAGCCAGTACAGGGGTCCGGGGCCCTACAGCGCCCCCAAGGGCCCGTCAGGACGCTACCTGAGCCGCTCCATTCCTGTAAGTCCcgcggcagcagcagctcatccCCTATCCCCGTTCTGCTCTGCTGATTGGTTCTCTATGTACTACATGTGAAGCTGcagctagcagctgttagcttagcatcaggCTATGTCCTTCTTTTCCTCATTCTGAAGACGGAATCATCGCCGGTGCATTCCTGACTTCAGTCCTCACTCTGTTCCCATCTCTGCTGTTTCTCAAGTGTAGCAGCAgtagaggtcacatgactctcAATGCATCATGGGAGGGGAAGTTAACACTGACACGAAGCTGCCGCTGAGCCGGCAGTGAGTCGACAGGACAGACTGTTGAAGTGAAGGTGTTGTACGTGACGTCAGGCGGTCCTCAGTTGAACCGCAGTCCCCAAGCCAGGAGTTGGAAGACGTCGCCCTGAGCGCTGGTAGACAGGAAGTGGTGTctcaccagcgccccctgctgatAACCAGTGGAAACAACACAGAACCCTTCGgtcccctctgtgtgtgtgtgtgaagatgtgTGTCCGAAGTGATTTTCAGTCCATTCAACGTGTGAAACGTGTCTGTATAAAGTTATCTGGTTAAACTCATCTGGTTAAACACATCTGGTTAAACTCATCTGGTTAAACTCATCTGGTTAAACACATCTGGTTAAACCATTGGTGGCTCTAGAACAGATCCACGTTGTTTAACGGTGACGTCACATGACCCAGGTTCTGTTTTGTCTTCCAGTCTCTTCAGTCTGAGTTCGTCCAGTACTAGAACTGAAGACCTGACATGAGGACAACGTGACCCCGCCCTGTGTTGGAGGCTCAAAGGGATGCTAACTAAGCTAGCAATGCTAATAAAGCTGAGCAGCCCGGTGCTAGCAGCTGCTGTCTCTTCGTCctgtatgtaaatgtgatgtATTCTACACGCGTGTGTTTGCCTGAAACAACAGAGTCTATATTTAGGTAACAAAGagagattttatatttttgttttaaagatgATAATTTTGAGTTTTTATAAACTAACATCTAATGACGAGTGTTGTTATCGTCATGGATACAGTATTTTACTTCTTGCAAATTGTTTTGCTCAGAGTCACTAATAAACGGCAATAAGAAAAAGGGACGAACTCAGGGGAGGGTCACAGATGTGTATTTGTGGGAAGGGGGTGGTGCTAATCAGGTCGACGCCCACTTAGCCTTAAAGAATAGATTTCTTATTTTTGAGGGGGTTGTtcgtgtgtgtgggggggggcagtgctAATTCATGGctgattaaaatgtatttcaggaagtaaaaaaaaaaaaaaaagtcaaatagtTAAAAAGCAATGCTAATTAGCATTCAGCTAATCACAGCTTTATGTAAGAGTCATTAAAAGCCCACAGTGTGTGAAGTTAACAatttttggttttaaatatgTCAAAAAGTCATGATAAACAGGTTTACAGTGAATAAAATAAGTGAGAATGAATATTTATTCCAAGATATTTTGAATGCATCAGGATAACATAATTACCGTCCTGTATTTCCTGATTAGAATTAGGTTCAATTTatgttttgaaattaaaaaaagcaaagtttAGTGTCCTCCCCACTTTACACCTCAACCACTAACATCTTGATTTTTAACTTGACAATATGAGGACCACATTTTCCCGTCTGAGTGTATTTAGAATGTGAATCTAAGAGTTTCCCCTGAAATGaaactttaattatttattgtaataaaaGTAAATTTTGCTTAAACTGAATCATGAAGGCTTTTAAGATAAAAATGAAGTCATGCAGTATTGATGTTATTTAAAGGTGAAATCCTACCTTTAATTAACCCGTTAATAATGTTTCAGAGAGTTTCATCGAAATCCTTTTTAAAGCGGGAATGGAGAAGAGATTTATTCAGAGGATTAaagaagctcttttttttttctttcactgaaaCTAAAGACAGAACATAAATTGTTGGACTGCTCCTTtaaatggtgttttttttttttggcagcattctgattttgaaatatttaaattcttgtttgtgtcttttaaaTGTGTTGCTGGCTGAATACTTGACTGGTGGTCAACTGATCTCCCACATCCGACGGCAGGAAGCGTCAAACaatatttcagaataaaagctttTGGGGACTAGCAAAGAACACGGAACAGGTTGAAGATAAAAGTTAGCTAaagagaaacatgtttttttctactGCTGCTGAAAGTTAACAGATGTAACGCCGTCCAAAAGTGCctttaaacaaatttttctCATGTTAAAATTATCCTCAGAACAAAACGGTAAAGGGCTTCTATTTTGAAAGAATCGATGACACAGATATTTTTATGAGATATTCCTTGTATGTCACTCCTGGATGTCCTGATGctgtatataaaattatattgggagtattttattcagaaaatcaTTTGAAGGTCTTTCTTTAAAGTGACGACAGAGTTTCtatgtgagaaaataaaataaaacttattcTTCTCATTCAGTTTcctttgtgtgtatttgattCATGTGTCTCAAGATAATTCAGAAGTCATGAGGAAATCTTACTCTTTATTTCCAGCTTGTTTAGTGAGGATATTAAATATATCCTAAGTCCAGCtaatttagcattagcatcattGTTCCAGGAGCTTTTATAAAATCtgagaaaatatatttatgttttaagagcaaaattttaataaaacattggAATATTAtaaaattcattaatttaaataaaaagtattagAAAGGATCGAAAAAAATCCTtgcaagaattaaaaaaaaaaaagatattaaaacaTGTAGCTTcaagttgaaaacatttatattacatgaaTAAAGATGTAAAATCGAAAGGAAATATCCTCTTTAATGCAGAAAATGGTTACCAGTGGCTGACAGCAGGGATATCGATGGTGGTATGAGCCCACAGTTTGACCTTTTTCTCACAATATTGAgactacctgtatatacaatgatttttaaaaattctgataaaattatttttaataacagTTTGGAAGCCACCTCAGCTGCTTCTTAGAAGCCCTgcggccaccagggggcgccagACAACACTTGAAATGTCCCATGAGATTTTCACTGCTGGAGGAAGTGGACTACTGTCATTGGACAAAGACATCTGTTGTCCTCATCCAGTGGGTTCCGTGGATGTGACCGCAGGTCGGCTGATACGGCTACAATTTTGTACAGTGAAAATAccaactttttattttgaaaatattctgTTAGTTTTCCTTCAATGCTTGATTTGTGCTCACGAGAAAGCATCTGAGAAGACGTCTCTGCAGTTCAAGAATTGTTGACAACGTATATCCATATACTTAAATTCATACTTGTATGGATTTTTACAGTTCACGGTTGCTTCTTTTAACTTGACAACTTGAAAAAGCTCTGCAAAGAGGAGGAAGTTATTCTGTCTGATTTGCAGACATCAGATGGGAGGTAGGCAAACAGACAGGGTCCAGAGATCAGACAGGGTCCAGGGATCAGACAGGGTCCAGGGATCAGACAGGGTCCAGAGATCAGACAGGGTCCAGAGATCAGACAGACTCAGGTACAGAAGTCAACACTGACTCAACGGCTGGAGAGTCAGAgcaaacactaaacaatctggctaAGCTGGGTTTATGAAGGGTGGAGGCTGATTAGgagagtggctgcaggtgagtgggggggggaggaaagCAAGTGAatggaatgaactgattgcgAGCAGGGCGGGGCAGGATCTGAAATGACAAGATATGTTAGTTgatagagaaacaaaaaaaagaaacccaacaagAAATGAACAGAATACCGGTCAGATGACCTGAAAGTGTGGCCTGGCGATAAGCTGGCATCTCTTCCAGAGTGTACCCCGTCTGTTACCCGTAGCCAGCTGGTACAGGCTCCAacatgatgaggatgatgatgaattaacaaattaaaatcgGCAGAAATCTGCTGATCAGAGGGAAAAAAACTGCCCTCTAAGGGTTCATGTTTCCTCTGACCTGTTTAAAATCGTTGTTTCCACGGTTACATTTCATTTCCAGATAGTAATGaagttatttacagtaaatgttcTTTATCCCATCTGATCTCACCTTCACCTGTCCTGACAGTGCACACAGAAACCACAAGCAGAAACTGAGAAACAATCAATGTAGGATCCAACAtgtgcacttggtttataataccatcaagtctgatattgttgttttatggtggaatttccacgggttccagCTGATCACAATATAACAGAATTGAGGATTAATTTGTATTAGGTTTCAGTCCAGCACCAGAAACAAGAGGACACATCACACCACCACCAATATCTATCTGAGATCATTCAGAGTCAGTCATTCAAATAGATCTCATTTATTAACAAAGGGTAAAAAGTCAGggtcaaaataatattttatgtgttaACTCACAAACTGCTGCAGATCAACACGACTCAAAAAGCTTGGCATAAGTTTCCAAAGTTCATCATGTTGCATCAATCAGATTCCATTCATGCCACATCGTCACGGTGATGATCGAATGCTAATGAAGTATAATAgtggatgtactgtatatgaggACCTGCTGGTGAGGTTCCTACTTGTTCTAAAAGAGATGAAAGAGTCCCAGTAGCAGAGGGATCAAACCCAGACTGATGGAACAAGCACCGCTGGTGGTTGCAACAGTGGTTGGAGTTGTAGTGGTTGGAGTTGTAGTGGTTGGAGTTGTCGTGGTTGGAGTTGTCGTGGTTGGAGTTGTCGTGGTTGGCATCGTATTACACAGACTGGAGTTACAACAGGTCGTGTTGGGTCCTAACGACACAGTCACATTGAGAGGAAGCTGACTGGAATCCGTCTGACACAGGTTGGCAGACATGCAGCCGAAGATTGGAAAGGATGTTGATTGTATGACCGCTGAAAGAGAAAACTCAAAGTCACTGGATAAACTGGTGATCTCAAGCAATAATAATTACTAATTGTAatttcagaaacacaaaaaacattttaaaaaaaacaaaacatgaatgaaCAGATCAGTGTGTCATGACAGAACACCAGGAATGCCGTGGGAAATAATCCAGTCTCGCTAtattggtgtaaaaaaaatgccattgttaAATGTCTGTGTCTGTCGTCAAGAGCGATGATAAGTGTGTTTATACGAAATGTTGTAATCTACAGCACAGACACTTAACAATGGTGTTTATTTAAACTAAGTAAGTGAGATGGGACTATTTCCCGTGGCGCAGAGGTTATGGAAATCATAAGCATGAGAGTCTTCATCAAAAACCTCTCATCTCATAAAGTCTCACCAGATCCTTGAAAACAGCGGTCCTGTGTTCCCCTACACCGGACTCGCTGATTGCATTGAGCTTCAAGACAACATGTCAGGTTGTTAGTTGTTTCACTAACAGGaactgaaacagaacagaaacaagaaccaaggtagtcagagactgcaacatcccacgacttatCCTGATCTACTTCCacggtaggtcagggtaccctgaaaatAGTACTTGACAAGACCCTTCAGGATAagtcaaagctagtgcacaggtagatcaaagcactagctttgatccatggtcttactctcactggccttctccctcatcttagacagacggacggacggacagaaagacagacagacagacagatatatactttaataatcccggaggaaattgcacatatccactgctcagccaaacaccaggaaaaaacaaaacagaacatcccacaagacatacactacactgaCACATGCAGCATTGACAGTACAgtatggccctgaatttagacatggtcctgctccccagaactgtctccacagagtccaggctcagcccgaccactgagtcCGCTCTGCGgttgagtctgttaagacggtccatatctcttttcctggcccccccaccccaacacacaatggtgtatgacagcacactggagactacggactgatagaacatgagaaggagcttaggacagatgttgaaggaggccagcctccttaggaagtacatcctgctctgccccttcttgtacaaacagtccgagttgagtgaccagtccagtctgctgtctagctgcagtcccaggtacttatagttttctaccacctccacctcactgccctccatgatcactggctgtggagagggaggtgcccgccggaaatccagcaccatctgcTTGGTCTcagagacgttgagctggagctggttctgttggcaccactccacgaagtcagtcaccaatgccctgtaccccccctcatcaacctcccggatacatgccacaatcgcagtatcatcggagtacttctgtatgtggcatgtatccgagtttgcttgaagtccgatgtgtagagggtgaagagaatgggggatagaacggtcccctgtgacgcccccgtgctgctggtcaccatagaagaaaaacagtcccccatacggacgtactggggtctgtccgttaggtagtccgtgatctagctcacgaggtaggggtccacagccatggaggtcagtttgtcctgtaggagccggggctggatggtgttgaaggcgttCGAAAAGCCAAAGAAGAGgtaggtaggagagcacacggtggaggagttacaagacagcgtcgtcaaccccaaccttggcctgataggcgaactggagagggtccatagcaccctgcacctgtggacgcatgagctccaggaccagtcgctctttCCATCGCTCTTTCCACgatctttccatcttatccagttcttgagtgtacaaaagttaaaatttgaccttgtcttagttttctcaagttcaagatcatcatctcattttcatcccctttgctgcccgagtaatgtgctttttgtttcatctttctatctacaacggttgcaaagatatatggtggacaaacaaacggaTGGACAGATGAACGAACAGACGAACGCACGAAGagtgacaattac is a window of Antennarius striatus isolate MH-2024 chromosome 7, ASM4005453v1, whole genome shotgun sequence DNA encoding:
- the cdc14ab gene encoding dual specificity protein phosphatase CDC14AB isoform X1: MTADGVRSGPVLSSLFGVTGEDSELLGAAQFIKERLYFATLRCKPKSTANTHYFCTDDEFVYENFYSDFGPLNLAMLYRYCCKLNKKLKSFTLTRKRIVHYTSFDQRKRSNAAVLIGGYAVIYLKKTPEEAYRALTSGSNASYLPFRDASFGNCTFNLTVLDCLQGIRKALQHGFFDFETFDADEYEHYERVENGDLNWIVPGKLVAFSGPHPKTKTENGYPLHAPEAYFPYFRKHNVTTIVRLNKKIYDSKRFADAGFDHYDLFFLDGSTPGDIITRRFLHVCESTEGAVAVHCKAGLGRTGTLIGCYLMKHYRFTAGEAIAWMRICRPGSVIGPQQNFLEEKQAAMWLLGNGQRTQKPNPEEKGTSRLIASMNDLNMNSNQSSTNPAHKSDHPAEGETVEGGASLTQGDKLRALKGRRSPRPATTGALRVEEMKPHSRSPSQPIRLSLGLGQGPASPLKSSKFPASSASAATKRIRKSPASGFKSSRLASSLSDLYTADVEVNKNTGYSPLPPSSSPSISLSPSPSSLAPPSISRYGNVPRNSQHEVNNNSGPYGASAAPPAGKSSNFIHGGRAGPQDFSQYRGPGPYSAPKGPSGRYLSRSIPCSSSRGHMTLNASWEGKLTLTRSCR
- the cdc14ab gene encoding dual specificity protein phosphatase CDC14AB isoform X2, with the translated sequence MTADGVRSGPVLSSLFGVTGEDSELLGAAQFIKERLYFATLRCKPKSTANTHYFCTDDEFVYENFYSDFGPLNLAMLYRYCCKLNKKLKSFTLTRKRIVHYTSFDQRKRSNAAVLIGGYAVIYLKKTPEEAYRALTSGSNASYLPFRDASFGNCTFNLTVLDCLQGIRKALQHGFFDFETFDADEYEHYERVENGDLNWIVPGKLVAFSGPHPKTKTENGYPLHAPEAYFPYFRKHNVTTIVRLNKKIYDSKRFADAGFDHYDLFFLDGSTPGDIITRRFLHVCESTEGAVAVHCKAGLGRTGTLIGCYLMKHYRFTAGEAIAWMRICRPGSVIGPQQNFLEEKQAAMWLLGNGQRTQKPNPEEKGTSRLIASMNDLNMNSNQSSTNPAHKSDHPAEGETVEGGASLTQGDKLRALKGRRSPRPATTGALRVEEMKPHSRSPSQPIRLSLGLGQGPASPLKSSKFPASSASAATKRIRKSPASGFKSSRLASSLSDLYTADVEVNKNTGYSPLPPSSSPSISLSPSPSSLAPPSISRYGNVPRNSQHEVNNNSGPYGASAAPPAGKSSNFIHGGRAGPQDFSQYRGPGPYSAPKGPSGRYLSRSIPSLQSEFVQY
- the cdc14ab gene encoding dual specificity protein phosphatase CDC14AB isoform X3 produces the protein MTADGVRSGPVLSSLFGVTGEDSELLGAAQFIKERLYFATLRCKPKSTANTHYFCTDDEFVYENFYSDFGPLNLAMLYRYCCKLNKKLKSFTLTRKRIVHYTSFDQRKRSNAAVLIGGYAVIYLKKTPEEAYRALTSGSNASYLPFRDASFGNCTFNLTVLDCLQGIRKALQHGFFDFETFDADEYEHYERVENGDLNWIVPGKLVAFSGPHPKTKTENGYPLHAPEAYFPYFRKHNVTTIVRLNKKIYDSKRFADAGFDHYDLFFLDGSTPGDIITRRFLHVCESTEGAVAVHCKAGLGRTGTLIGCYLMKHYRFTAGEAIAWMRICRPGSVIGPQQNFLEEKQAAMWLLGNGQRTQKPNPEEKGTSRLIASMNDLNMNSNQSSTNPAHKSDHPAEGETVEGGASLTQGDKLRALKGRRSPRPATTGALRVEEMKPHSRSPSQPIRLSLGLGQGPASPLKSSKFPASSASAATKRIRKSPASGFKSSRLASSLSDLYTADVEVNKNTGYSPLPPSSSPSISLSPSPSSLAPPSISRYGNVPRNSQHEVNNNSGPYGASAAPPAGKSSNFIHGGRAGPQDFSQYRGPGPYSAPKGPSGRYLSRSIPQQ
- the cdc14ab gene encoding dual specificity protein phosphatase CDC14AB isoform X4, translated to MTADGVRSGPVLSSLFGVTGEDSELLGAAQFIKERLYFATLRCKPKSTANTHYFCTDDEFVYENFYSDFGPLNLAMLYRYCCKLNKKLKSFTLTRKRIVHYTSFDQRKRSNAAVLIGGYAVIYLKKTPEEAYRALTSGSNASYLPFRDASFGNCTFNLTVLDCLQGIRKALQHGFFDFETFDADEYEHYERVENGDLNWIVPGKLVAFSGPHPKTKTENGYPLHAPEAYFPYFRKHNVTTIVRLNKKIYDSKRFADAGFDHYDLFFLDGSTPGDIITRRFLHVCESTEGAVAVHCKAGLGRTGTLIGCYLMKHYRFTAGEAIAWMRICRPGSVIGPQQNFLEEKQAAMWLLGNGQRTQKPNPEEKGTSRLIASMNDLNMNSNQSSTNPAHKSDHPAEGETVEGGASLTQGDKLRALKGRRSPRPATTGALRVEEMKPHSRSPSQPIRLSLGLGQGPASPLKSSKFPASSASAATKRIRKSPASGFKSLFSLSSSSTRTEDLT